A genomic stretch from Myxocyprinus asiaticus isolate MX2 ecotype Aquarium Trade chromosome 24, UBuf_Myxa_2, whole genome shotgun sequence includes:
- the samd10a gene encoding sterile alpha motif domain-containing protein 10a has product MAVDAASSFTFCRPAVEYRALPEDFKYQLSHCAGGNLTWHEGHNRKTAGGRTVKLLQQPGTEGLQLRSGESYSVYHTSPTLPSLSRPVVLWSQQDVCRWLKKHCPHNYLTYVEAFSHHAITGRALLRLNGEKLERMGLVQETLRQELLQQVLQLQVQEEGRNLQLLSRGLSGNLS; this is encoded by the exons CGGCCTCCAGTTTCACTTTCTGTCGCCCCGCAGTGGAGTACAGGGCTCTTCCAGAGGACTTTAAGTACCAGTTGAGCCACTGTGCAGGTGGAAACCTGACTTGGCATGAGGGGCACAACCGCAAAACAGCAGGTGGCCGCACAGTCAAACTATTACAGCAGCCTGGAACCGAAGGACTGCAG TTACGTTCAGGTGAATCTTACTCTGTTTACCACACCAGTCCCACGTTGCCGTCTCTCTCCAGGCCAGTGGTTCTGTGGTCTCAGCAGGATGTATGCAGATGGCTGAAGAAACACTGTCCACACAACTACTTGACCTACGTGGAGGCCTTTTCCCACCATGCAATTACAG gTCGTGCTCTGTTGAGACTGAATGGTGAGAAATTAGAAAGGATGGGTTTGGTTCAAGAGACCCTGAGACAAGAGCTTCTCCAACAGGTTCTACAACTACAAGTACAAGAGGAAGGGCGCAACTTACAGCTGCTTAGCAGAG GGTTATCTGGAAACCTGTCATAG